Part of the Desulfurococcus sp. genome is shown below.
CATTCCCTTAATGACTACTCTAGGCTACGAGAAGCACATAACACTCAAGATCTTCAGCTATGTGGGTCAGAGTGGTAATCTCTACAACGAGATGTTTGCAGCCGCCCTCATAGGCTCTCTACCGCCTCTCATCGTATTTATAGCTTTAGGGAGATACTTCATTAGAGGGCTTCAAGCCTATGGTGGAGGTGTTAAAGCTTAATGAGCGATGTCGCCATCGAGATTAAAGAGCTTTCAAAGATCTTTCCACCGAGAGTCATAGCACTAGATAACGTGAACTTAGATGTCTATAAGGGTGAATTCCTAGTAATCCTAGGCCCCTCAGGGTCAGGTAAGACAACACTTCTTAGAAGTATTGCTGGATTAGAAAACCCTCGAAGGGAAGCATCACAATAAATGGTAGGGTTGTAGTTGACGCTGAAAAAGGAATATACGTTCCACCGCAGAAAAGAGATATAGGAATGGTATTCCAGAATTGGGCGTTATATCCCAACATGAAGGTCTTCGATAATATTGCATTTCCTCTCCAGATCAAGGGTGTCCCTAAAAGCGAGATCAAGAAGAAGATTGAGGAGATCGCATCCATCCTAGGGATAAGTGAGGTACTCGACAGATACCCCGGCCAGCTTTAGGGCGGGCAGCAGCAGAGAGTAGCCTTAGCTAGAGCACTAGTAAAAGAGCCTAGTGTCCTACTACTAGACGAGCCATTCTCAAACCTGGATGCTAGAGTAAGAGTCACTGCTAGAGCGTTCGTGAAGAAGATTCAAAGAGACCTCGGTATAACAACAATACTCGTCACACACGATCAAGCTGACGCATTTGCTGTAGGAGATAGAATTGTAGTCATACACAAGGGCAAGGTAATACAGGTGGGAGAGCCTAAGGAGCTCTACGAAGAGCCCGCCGACCTCTTCATAGCCTCGTTCATCGGGGATCCACCAATGAATATACTGGACTGGAGTATAGTGAAGTCTATTGAAGGCTTAGATTTAATTAGGATACCGGAGGGATCTAAAATAGGTATTAGACCTGATGAAGCCTCAGCCTCAGTAGAGGAGGCTAGAGCAAAGTATAGATTAAAGGGTACTGTTGAGTTTGTTGAAACAGCAGGTTCTAGAGACTACGCTATAATAAATGTTAGCGGCCATATGGTTAAAGCCCTAGTTAAACCAGGGGATTCACTAAAGCCAGGCGACACTGCCCATATAGCTTTAAAGAGACTCTACATCTTCAGTCCTGATGGCAGCAGGATAGCAACGCTCAGAGAGTAGTGTCGAAGAATAAGCGTTTAAACGATTCTCATGCTTCTACTTTAACATGGTGGTGTTAATGCGTGTCGCCGTAGGCTCAGATGACACGTACAGTATTGCCCGCTTCATAGTAGAGTATCTTAGAGGTAAGGGATTCGAGGTTA
Proteins encoded:
- a CDS encoding ATP-binding cassette domain-containing protein; the protein is MSDVAIEIKELSKIFPPRVIALDNVNLDVYKGEFLVILGPSGSGKTTLLRSIAGLENPRREASQ